Part of the Triticum aestivum cultivar Chinese Spring chromosome 4D, IWGSC CS RefSeq v2.1, whole genome shotgun sequence genome is shown below.
gtggatgtagctcaaatttgatttttgcacattatacccgtagaaaatcaatcaattaatgtactaaaacgtcttaatgatctctgtgattttttcgaaattaaaacatccctcctttggtaacatatgttcaccgctggataattaatttaacatgcatcgtagttgcggtggattcacggtgtgtgtgtgtgggtgtgtgcgtctggggtggcgggtggctcacagtacactacgagttgtgagccaccgtgtgggttggccctttcatacatacatgttttggccacatgcagtcaatgattgtcctacacgacactcgatactcgcgtgtgacgctttctgtgggcccgcgaggttgtcgtccatcactttgacgaacagccggcagtgaggttaatttgaccagcaaggtagaatcttttttgtttgtgttatggtggtatatagtacgcgtcgaagaggtgggaggggactagcatatatactatacgtacgcgtccgtgaacaagtacacctcactcagtgtcgggacttgtcggtttccgaggcacgtgccacatcaaaattgtgaaattggctattcaaacatcacacaacacctatttgggccacatgcatgcatggggtggttatcctagctaggacactcacgtgtgacgcttccatctgtgggcccacgaggccatcgtcgatgcatgcatgcgtcactttgacctacatcgggagaggttaattaatttcaccatcgatgaggattcttttaggttgtacatattacggcaggagcatatagtatgcgctaaagaggggggaaggggaccatcatatgtagtacgcttcatgaacctcgctctgtgtgggtgcatggtttacgatttttgaggcatgtgggacatcaaagttgtgcattttgggtattcaacatatatatgtttggcccacatgcaaagccgtgctggttgtcctctcgcacccacttaagcggttattagcgatatcgatgctttccatctgtgggcccgcttggtccatcccTACTTTTTGCCtcacaacaagagaggttaatttgacttagaaggggattattatttttcgcttgtaatacggatatatatagcaagtctattctgctaatattagcaaaaTAGTTATTCAGCTAACACTTCCGAACTGCACGCTCAACGCaggtgcacgtcattgtttgaagcaagtgtgctgcagtactcaggcGAGTGAACTTCCCGTCGCAAAAAACCGCATGCGGTGTTTTTTTGTTActattttcgctccagtttttaaACTATTTGTCGGAATCagacgtgtaatataccgttgaaaagctatgcattaggcgcaacttcgccatgttgaattTTTTTCAAGATTCATCACGGTTCAACAGCAGTTTCAAAAACGGCGCGGCACACGACGAGTTGCAGCGAGCGTTTTTTccattttttctaaaccgctcatcaGAATGAATCAATGATACATCGTTAGAAAGATATCGTCGAGGTGCATCATTTTCATgtatattattttctctaattcgttacggtttaagagcagtttcaactTTACTAAATCGTGAAAttgtgtttttcaattttttttgagtttccggtactgttttcgctccagttttttaactgtttgtcgaaacgaggcatgtgatacgccgttggatagctacggacgaggcgcaactttcatatgtgtAATTTTTTCccgagattccttacggttttaactGGCAGCAGTCGGTTTTGGGCGATTTTTTACAAACCGTTGGTCGGAATGATTCAattgatacgccgttggaaagatatcgtcgaggcgcaactttttcatgtagagcactctctctaattccttatgggTTAAGAGAAGTTTTGATTTTACCGAAATGCAGACACTGTTTTTTGCGACGCCAAAATCGACGAGGGAACTGCATCAGACAGAAAAACACACTGCACCAGAgtaaaaccgcactgcatcacacgGGCAAGTGAACATcatgatttcttttgtctttttataactacttttatgatttttttgtcttttttagCATTTTTTCTTGTGGACAAGAGTGACCGCAGAGACAAGGGCAAGTGAACCCCAACATGATCAAAAAGTGAACCACATTGCTTTTTTTTGTCGTCTTCGTAATATTTTTCTGTACTTCACATTGCGAAGTAAGTGAACCATGGCACTACAGGAAGTGAACCCCATGTGTTTTCGTTGTCCTTTTTATACTTATTTATTTTTTACATGCGTAGGCCGGGTGAGTGGACCAGAGGGACTGAGTGAGTGAACTACATGTAATGAGAAGCGAGCTTCATTGAGTTATTTTTTTTCCTGTTTACAAGTGAACCACATAGGAGTTTTATAGCAAACTGCATGagagaacaaagtgagcttcaaaGCCACATCTCTCTCTTTTTATAGCAAACCGCATGAGACAACAAGACTCCTCATTGAATGAGGTGAATCACAAGACGCCTCGAAGTGGGCTGCATCAACACATTTTTTCCTTGAAAATTAACCATTAATGCTTGTTGAAATGAACTTCTCAACAAATATTTTTTTACACACAATACATCATATCCCAGCGAACTAAACTACATGCCCGCTTGCTTGAGATGCACGCCCCACACACCACATGGCACCACAACAAATGACGACGTGCAACACCGAGGCATCCAAGCTACCATGGCGAAGTGAACCTCATGCCGATGCCAGCCGCAACTACACAGAGAGATTTAACAAACTTCATTGGAAACTGAATTCACCCAAATCAACAGCCATAATCTGAGAAATACACACAGAATATTTGCTGGGATCTCACTGAACCGCACATgcaaaatccagaaaaatgtgGGAAGAAACTGTTCTGAATCAtctatatatagggtgggtctcgCTGGCCCTACTGCATGGCGGCTAGGATCTCGCGGGCGAACTGCAATCTGACTGAACACCTAGGTCGCCTGAACCACGCGCCAAAAAAATCAGACTGAACACCGAAGCTTCCTGAACCGTAGGCCAGGAGCTAAGGAACTGCACGACATCATCCGGTTGTTGTCCCGttgtggaggagaggaggaagggcaTGGATACACTGTCTTATCGTGAATGACTTGCCAGGTTCGGTTTCCTGTTTTGTTTTGAACCTTGGTATCATTAGTTAACAGCTCAATCAGTGATGTCGGCGTACTGTATGCTACTCCAGTATATTCACAAAACTTAATATAAACTGTACTAGTTATATGATGCTGATTTTGCTTAACTTACATATAAAATAAATCAGGACATTATAATCATTTGATTATACTTACCTACACGAGGCTAATGTTGTGACAAGAGGAGGACACTGAAGTAAAGAGGGCTTTTCATACACTCCTCACCTACATCGGAAACGTGGTAAAGAATCCTGAAGAGGAGAAATTCAGAAAGATCAGACTTACGAATACTACATTTCAGGCGAATTCCCTATTACCATGACTGGTAAAGAATGATGTGTTAACCTGCCGCACAATCCGACATTGATGATCTTTTTTGTGCCTTGCAGGAGAGAGTTGGGAGCCTCGGGGGCATATATTTTCTCGAGCTGTGCGGGTTTGAGAAACCGGAAGGCGACGAAATCTTGTTTCTGGCAAGGGACAAGGTTGACAAGGCCGTCCTGAATGTCGCTGGAGCCGAGCGCAACTCTGCAATCACCAATCCTTTCTTTGGAGTTATATGAAT
Proteins encoded:
- the LOC123097028 gene encoding uncharacterized protein isoform X2, yielding MVDYGRCGAPPTCSGGQVLPLCVARCLIPDTGGAKRGGEGGNLPLRLCLSSRIDFLEGIQRECPDSYNSKERIGDCRVALGSSDIQDGLVNLVPCQKQDFVAFRFLKPAQLEKIYAPEAPNSLLQGTKKIINVGLCGRILYHVSDVGEECMKSPLYFSVLLLSQH
- the LOC123097028 gene encoding uncharacterized protein isoform X1: MVDYGRCGAPPTCSGGQVLPLCVARCLIPDTGGAKRGGEGGNLPLRLCLSSRVCLKFTIDFLEGIQRECPDSYNSKERIGDCRVALGSSDIQDGLVNLVPCQKQDFVAFRFLKPAQLEKIYAPEAPNSLLQGTKKIINVGLCGRILYHVSDVGEECMKSPLYFSVLLLSQH